Proteins found in one Neurospora crassa OR74A linkage group II, whole genome shotgun sequence genomic segment:
- the nrc-2 gene encoding serine/threonine-protein kinase nrc-2, translating to MPSTKNANGEGHFPSRIKQFFRINSGSKDHKDRDAHTTSSSHGGAPRADAKTPSGFRQSRFFSVGRLRSTTVVSEGNPLDESMSPTAHANPYFAHQGQPGLRHHNDGSVPPSPPDTPSLKVDGPEGSQQPTAATKEELARKLRRVASAPNAQGLFSKGQGNGDRPATAELSKEPLEESKDSNTVGFAEQKPNNDSSTSLAAPDADGLGALPPPIRQSPLAFRRTYSSNSIKVRNVEVGPQSFDKIKLIGKGDVGKVYLVKEKKSGRLYAMKVLSKKEMIKRNKIKRALAEQEILATSNHPFIVTLYHSFQSEDYLYLCMEYCSGGEFFRALQTRPGKCIPEDDARFYAAEVTAALEYLHLMGFIYRDLKPENILLHQSGHIMLSDFDLSKQSDPGGKPTMIIGKNGTSTSSLPTIDTKSCIANFRTNSFVGTEEYIAPEVIKGSGHTSAVDWWTLGILIYEMLYGTTPFKGKNRNATFANILREDIPFPDHAGAPQISNLCKSLIRKLLIKDENRRLGARAGASDIKTHPFFRTTQWALIRHMKPPIVPNQGRGIDTLNFRNVKESESVDISGSRQMGLKGEPLESGMVTPGENAVDPFEEFNSVTLHHDGDEEYHSDAYEKR from the exons ATGCCGTCCACAAAGAACGCCAACGGCGAAGGCCATTTCCCCTCGCGCATCAAGCAATTCTTCCGCATCAATTCCGGCTCCAAAGACCACAAGGACCGCGATGCCCACACCACCTCCAGCTCCCACGGCGGAGCACCACGCGCCGACGCCAAGACGCCCTCCGGCTTCCGTCAATCCCGTTTCTTCAGCGTCGGCCGCCTTCGCAGCACCACCGTCGTGAGCGAGGGCAATCCGCTCGACGAATCCATGAGTCCGACCGCACACGCGAACCCGTATTTTGCCCACCAGGGCCAACCGGGCCTGCGCCATCACAATGACGGCTCGGTTCCGCCCAGCCCGCCCGACACGCCCTCACTCAAGGTCGACGGCCCCGAAGGCTCGCAGCAGCCCACGGCGGCCACAAAAGAAGAGCTTGCGAGGAAACTGAGGAGAGTCGCCAGTGCTCCCAACGCTCAAGGCCTGTTTTCAAAGGGTCAGGGCAACGGCGACCGCCCTGCCACGGCCGAACTCAGCAAGGAGCCGCTCGAGGAGAGCAAGGATTCCAACACCGTCGGTTTCGCAGAGCAAAAGCCCAACAACGATTCCTCCACAAGTCTGGCTGCGCCCGATGCCGATGGTCTCGGAGCGCTGCCTCCTCCCATCCGTCAGTCGCCGCTCGCCTTCCGCCGAACATACAGCTCCAACTCCATCAAGGTCCGCAACGTTGAGGTCGGCCCCCAGAGTTTCGACAAGATCAAGTTGATTGGCAAGGGCGATGTCGGCAAGGTATATCTagtcaaggagaagaagagcgggAGGTTATATGCCATGAAGG TTCTGAGCAAGAAGGAAATGATCAAGCGTAACAAGATCAAGAGAGCCTTGGCCGAGCAGGAAATCCTCGCGACAAGCAACCATCCCTTCATCGTGACCCTGTATCATTCCTTCCAATCCGAGGACTACCTTTACCTTTGCATGGAATACTGCAGCGGTGGCGAGTTCTTCAGAGCTCTACAGACACGTCCCGGCAAGTGTATCCCCGAGGACGATGCTCGCTTCTACGCCGCAGAGGTGACTGCTGCGCTTGAATACCTGCATCTTATGGGATTCATCTACCGGGATCTCAAGCCAGAGA ATATTCTACTGCATCAGTCTGGACATATCATGCTTTCAGATTTCGATCTGTCCAAGCAGTCCGACCCGGGCGGCAAGCCAACCATGATTATTGGCAAGAACGGCACGAGTACGTCGTCGTTGCCGACCATCGATACCAAGTCATGCATAGCAAACTTCCGCACAAACTCCTTTGTGGGCACAGAAGAGTATATCGCACCGGAAGTGATTAAGGGCAGTGGGCATACTAGTGCAGTCGACTGGTGGACGCTCGGAATCCTTATCTACGAAATGCTGTACGGTACTACCCCCTTCAAGGGTAAGAACCGTAACGCAACGTTCGCCAACATCCTCAGGGAAGATATTCCCTTCCCTGACCATGCCGGCGCGCCGCAAATATCAAA CCTTTGCAAATCACTCATTCGCAAGTTGCTTATCAAGGACGAGAACCGTCGTCTAGGTGCCCGTGCTGGTGCATCCGACATTAAGACTCATCCCTTCTTCAGGACGACACAATGGGCTCTGATCCGTCATATGAAGCCGCCCATTGTCCCGAACCAAGGTCGCGGCATTGATACACTGAACTTCCGCAACGTCAAGGAAAGTGAGAGCGTGGACATCAGCGGGTCCAGGCAGATGGGCCTCAAAGGGGAACCACTTGAAAGCGGGATGGTAACACCAGGCGAGAATGCCGTTGATCCATTCGAAGAGTTCAACAGCGTTACATTACATCACGATGGGGATGAAGAGTACCACTCTGATGCTTACGAGAAACGATAA
- the chap gene encoding CDP-2- and HDA-1 associating protein, with amino-acid sequence MPYDPDLYPDDDPIDNFNYDPKDDYDELGDDYDPDLDPNQQGDHEEDVDEFYDAEDVEDEPSLQAPVKVPQHPRRATLSPLQPSRSERHATPTSTSVRDGTPRSARVAVMLPVSVKKEAYISVPDVASDEEEEEEEKEKEEDTMVGSFVTSDLMPPTPKRRKITERPSTKPTPTVPAPNYVPPKVQPPPFPIPDIPAPVPLVNPTKKRGRPFGWRPGLSYAAMRGNPVPPPRPKVPKQPKAPSEVKRRGRPPKKPHELPREIFSKLTPRYIRFLCEWEGCPAELHNFETLRKHVLVVHGDYRQPHQHHLLSAREQPQEPKTCKWASCHSKRLQSELPPLTLPTRSHFEAHVNESHLIPFLWHVGDGPRNTSIESPLSEKPLTITSALPSQPLSSSSISHLDVTTTTTTNTTTTSTAIKLQPLPPYLFDTSGNQVTPSVRDQLYENDDDKRRRRVRLERVHFLRDENAAPEPVYTQAERDAMEASLAAKKKKQDEFWEYYEKVMGPVVEVTVLAADQEDLEVPENASGNLSKEVKRKMLSCGWDPQWRGLYQD; translated from the coding sequence ATGCCCTACGACCCGGACCTCTACCCGGATGACGACCCTATCGACAACTTCAATTATGATCCTAAGGACGATTATGATGAGCTGGGCGATGACTATGACCCGGATCTAGACCCAAACCAACAAGGGGATCACGAAGAGGACGTGGATGAGTTCTACGATGCAGAAGACGTGGAGGATGAACCATCACTACAAGCGCCCGTCAAAGTTCCCCAACATCCGAGGCGAGCTACGCTCTCGCCTTTGCAACCCTCAAGATCTGAGCGACATGCGACGCCAACATCGACATCTGTCCGCGATGGAACACCAAGGTCAGCTCGGGTCGCCGTCATGCTCCCGGTAAGcgtgaagaaggaggccTATATCAGTGTCCCAGATGTTGCAtcagacgaagaggaggaggaggaggagaaggaaaaagaagaagatacaATGGTTGGCAGTTTCGTGACATCAGACCTGATGCCTCCCACTCCGAAGAGGCGAAAAATCACAGAGCGGCCATCGACGAAACCTACCCCCACTGTTCCCGCACCCAACTATGTGCCGCCGAAGgttcaaccaccaccatttcCGATACCAGATATTCCAGCACCAGTACCCCTGGTCAATCCAACAAAGAAACGAGGGCGGCCGTTCGGGTGGAGACCAGGCTTGTCCTATGCCGCAATGCGAGGAAATCCCGTGCCTCCCCCTAGACCCAAAGTTCCGAAACAACCCAAAGCGCCAAGCGAGGTCAAGCGCAGAGGCCGTCCACCCAAGAAGCCCCATGAGTTGCCTAGAGAAATTTTCTCCAAACTCACGCCCAGGTACATCCGCTTCCTCTGCGAATGGGAGGGATGCCCGGCCGAGCTGCACAACTTTGAGACTCTACGGAAACACGTTTTGGTCGTACACGGCGATTACAGACAACCTCACCAACACCATTTACTATCAGCAAGAGAACAACCACAAGAGCCCAAGACTTGCAAATGGGCTTCGTGCCACAGCAAGCGTCTCCAATCCGAGCTGCCACCTCTCACCCTACCCACCAGATCCCACTTCGAAGCCCACGTCAACGAAAGCCATCTGATACCTTTCCTCTGGCACGTCGGCGACGGCCCCCGCAACACCAGCATCGAGTCTCCCCTTTCCGAGAAGCCCCTGACCATAACATCGGCCCTCCCATCACAACCgttatcgtcatcatccatctctcACCTAGAtgttaccaccaccactaccaccaacaccaccaccacttccaccgCCATCAAACTCCAACCACTACCACCCTACCTCTTCGACACCTCCGGCAACCAAGTAACCCCCTCCGTCCGCGACCAGCTTTACgaaaacgacgacgacaaacgccgccgccgcgtgCGCCTGGAGCGAGTGCATTTCCTGAGAGACGAGAACGCAGCCCCGGAGCCAGTCTACACGCAAGCCGAGCGGGACGCGATGGAGGCGAGCTTggcggccaagaagaagaagcaggacGAGTTTTGGGAGTACTACGAGAAAGTGATGGGACCCGTGGTAGAGGTGACGGTGCTTGCAGCGGACCAGGAAGACCTGGAGGTCCCGGAGAATGCTTCTGGAAACCTAAGCAAGGAGGTTaagaggaagatgttgaGTTGTGGGTGGGATCCGCAGTGGAGGGGGTTGTACCAGGATTGA
- a CDS encoding zinc finger containing protein yields the protein MPPKKQEPKAAGKKKAVEDKTFGMKNKKGSAAQKQIAALQASMKNGGNAEQKRKEAEKAAREREKKAAEDAKREADLLLNKPAQIQKVPFGVDPKTVVCIFFKKGNCEKGKKCKFSHDLEQERKVEKRNLYQDTRAEEDDKKKQETSADWDEEKLRSVVLSKKGNQRTTTDKVCKFFIEAIEEGKYGWFWICPNGGDKCMYKHALPPGFVLKTKEQRAAEKALLDKSPLRTLTLEEFLESERHKLTGTLTPVTPESFAKWKKERLDKKAAEEAARKAKEATGRALFESGNWRMEADIDSDDEGDDDAWNLEKLRKETEAIQIKKEEERLSALHGVPVTLGEAKDVTGLSEPTLGT from the exons ATGCCTCCCAAGAAGCAGGAACCGAAGGCCgccggcaagaagaaggctgtcGAAGACAAGACCTTCGGCatgaagaacaagaagggcTCTGCCGCCCAGAAGCAGATTGCCGCCCTGCAGGCCTCAATGAAGAACGGCGGAAACGCTGAGCAGAAACGCAAGGAAGCCGAGAAGGCGGCCCGTGAGcgcgagaagaaggcggctgAGGATGCCAAGAGGGAGGCCGATCTGCTTCTCAACAAGCCCGCCCAGATCCAAAAGGTTCCCTTTGGTGTCGACCCCAAGACCGTTGTCTGCATTTTCTTCAAGAAGGGCAACTGCGAAAAGGGCAAGAAGTGCAAGTTTTCCCACGACCTGGAGCAAGAGCGCAAGGTCGAGAAGAGGAATCTGTACCAAGATACACGAGCagaggaggacgacaagaagaagcaagagaCCTCGGCGGACTGGGACGAAGAAAAGCTGCGTTCCGTCGTCTTGTCGAAGAAGGGCAACCAgcgcaccaccaccgacaagGTGTGCAAGTTCTTTATCGAAGCGATCGAGGAGGGCAAGTACGGTTGGTTCTGGATTTGCCCGAACGGAGGAGACAAGTGCATGTATAAGCATGCTCTGCCGCCTGG GTTCGTTCTCAAGACCAAGGAGCAAAGGGCGGCTGAGAAGGCGCTGTTGGACAAGTCGCCTCTCAGGACCCTTACGCTCGAGGAGTTCCTCGAGTCCGAGAGGCACAAGCTCACCGGCACTCTCACCCCCGTAACACCCGAGAGTTTCGCcaaatggaagaaggagcgTCTCGACAAGAAGGCTGCCGAGGAGGCCGCAAGGAAGGCGAAGGAAGCGACCGGTCGTGCCTTGTTCGAAAGTGGCAACTGGAGAATGGAGGCCGATATCGATTCCGACGACGAGGGGGACGACGACGCCTGGAACTTGGAGAAGCTGCGGAAGGAGACCGAGGCCATCCAGatcaagaaagaggaggaacgACTGTCAGCTCTCCACGGTGTTCCTGTCACACTCGGCGAAGCGAAGGACGTCACCGGACTCAGCGAGCCAACGCTTGGTACATGA
- a CDS encoding RNA binding domain-containing protein: MSGKLDQSLDEILSTQRRGKSNARGRGGRRSAGGKPTNAAPAGGIQKNTKPARNAAKPAPAKSAGLTGESKIVVSNLPKDVSEGQIKEYFQQAIGQVKRVELSYGPGGTSRGIAHITFHHADGATKAYNTLNGLLIDNRPVKVEVVVSNAELIPQPKSLTQRITQPKAQPKSAATVKHAANAPKGAAAAKPGSKKGPRRPRSARPAKKTVEELDSEMADYFESGTTDNATGAAPAAANGGDAPMEDEIL; this comes from the exons ATGTCCGGAAAGCTCGACCAGTCTCTCGACGAGATTCTCTCCACTCAGCGCCGCGGTAAGTCCAACGCCCGCGGCCGTGGAGGTCGCCGCTCGGCTGGCGGTAAGCCCACCAATGCTGCCCCCGCTGGCGGTATCCAAAAGAACACAAAGCCCGCTCGCAACGCTGCCAAGCCGGCGCCCGCAAAGAGTGCTGGTCTTACCGGCGAGAGCAAGATTGTCGTGAGCAACCTG CCCAAGGACGTTTCCGAAGGCCAGATCAAG GAATACTTCCAGCAAGCTATTGGACAGGTCAAGAGGGTGGAACTTTCGTATGGGCCCGGAGGCACTAGCCGCGGTATTGCTCATATTACCTTCCACCACGCCGATGGTGCTACCAAGGCGTACAACACTCTCAACGGTCTCCTGATTGACAACCGCCCGGTCAAG GTCGAGGTCGTTGTTTCCAATGCCGAGTTGATCCCTCAGCCCAAGAGCCTGACTCAGCGTATCACACAGCCCAAGGCCCAGCCCAAGTCTGCCGCCACTGTCAAGCATGCCGCCAACGCCCCCaagggtgctgctgctgctaagCCTGGCAGCAAGAAGGGTCCCCGTCGCCCTCGCAGCGCCCGCCCTGCCAAGAAGACCGTCGAGGAGTTGGATTCTGAGATGGCTGACTACTTCGAGAGTGGCACCACGGACAACGCCACCGGAGCCGCGCCGGCCGCTGCCAACGGTGGTGATGCTCCCATGGAGGACGAGATTCTTTGA
- the hsp90a gene encoding heat shock protein 90-associated, with the protein MASTVTPEVRWAQRSSATDPENNFIYLTISVPDVPTSNLKLDLKPTGLVFTGHSDTLKKTYHVELEFYAEIDPAASQVHHTARDVEMKLRKKELDAHYWPRLLKEPKKVHFLKTDFDKWVDEDEQHEAAEDDFSNFGGMEGMGGMPGMGGMNGMGGMGGDFGGIDFSKLGGAGLPGGDDEEDSDDDMPPLEGEGEADKAEEAKDAKETVDTSKEAA; encoded by the exons ATGGCTTCCACTGTGACACCCGAGG TTCGCTGGGCCCAGCGCTCTTCTGCTACCGATCCCGAGAACAACTTCATCTACCTCACCATTAGCGTTCCCGACGTCCCTACTTCCAACCTTAAGCTCGACCTTAAGCCCACTGGTCTCGTCTTCACCGGCCACTCCGACACCCTCAAGAAGACCTACCATGTCGAGCTTGAGTTCTACGCCGAAATTGACCCTGCTGCGAGCCAGGTCCACCACACGGCCCGTGATGTCGAGATGAAGCTCCGCAAGAAGGAGCTTGATGCTCATTACTGGCCCCGTCTCCTCAAGGAGCCCAAGAAGGTTCACTTCCTCAAGACCGACTTTGACAAGTGggttgatgaggacgagCAGCACGAGGCCGCTGAGGATGACTTCAGCAACTTTGGCGGTATGG AAGGGATGGGTGGAATGCCTGGTATGGGTGGCATGAATGGCATGGGTGGTATGG GTGGTGACTTCGGCGGTATCGACTTCTCCAAGTTGGGCGGTGCTGGTTTGCCCGGCGgcgacgatgaggaagacTCCGACGATGACATGCCTCCTCTCGAGGGTGAGGGCGAGGCTGATAAGGCCGAGGAGGCAAAGGATGCCAAGGAGACTGTCGACACGTCAAAGGAGGCTGCGTAA
- a CDS encoding SNF7 family protein: MQTLRSFFAPPDPQAQMRKCNTLLRSNMRKIDRDIAQVKQVETKTKNLIVAADRRAQRNPAQRKQAEKEVRDFARELIRARKTTARLITSKAQLNSVQMQVNEAFALRKIEGSIRASVKIMKDVNTLVRLPELAGTMQELSVELMKAGIIEEMVGEQLPVDVDLEDEEEEAEGEVDKVLGEILKDRMEKTGGLPSVPEPGQKLPQQPQHADEEPEEEDTEAMMDQMRNRLEALRS; the protein is encoded by the exons ATGCAAACACTCAGGTCCTTCTTCGCGCCGCCCGATCCCCAGGCACAG ATGCGCAAATGCAACACCCTACTCCGCTCCAACATGCGCAAGATCGACCGTGACATCGCCCAGGTCAAGCAAGTCGAGACCAAGACCAAAAACCTCATTGTGGCCGCCGACCGACGAGCACAGCGCAACCCCGCCCAACGTAAACAGGCCGAAAAGGAAGTGCGCGACTTCGCCCGCGAGCTGATCCGCGCCCGCAAGACGACCGCGCGGCTGATCACGAGCAAGGCCCAGCTCAACAGCGTGCAAATGCAGGTCAACGAGGCCTTCGCCCTGCGCAAGATCGAGGGCAGCATCCGTGCCAGCGTCAAGATCATGAAGGACGTCAACACGCTCGTGCGCCTACCGGAGCTGGCTGGCACCATGCAGGAGCTCAGCGTTGAGCTGATGAAGGCCGGCATTATCGAGGAGATGGTGGGCGAGCAGTTGCCCGTTGACGTGGAcctggaagatgaagaggaggaagccgaggGCGAGGTCGACAAGGTGCTGGGCGAAATATTGAAGGATCGCATGGAGAAGACGGGCGGCTTGCCTAGCGTGCCAGAACCCGGCCAGAAGCTACCACAGCAACCCCAGCACGCCGACGAGGAgcccgaggaagaggataccGAGGCTATGATGGACCAGATGCGGAACCGATTGGAAGCTCTGAGGAGttag